TATGAAACTGAATCCCTTTAACATTCATGAATGGGGATGGAGGTTCCAGTTGGGATGCTAGTGACATCTAATGTGGTATACAAAGAGGAAACTGTACAGTTTAAATAACATCAGTTTGCTCAGCCTATACCAACAAAGGCAGGGTTTAGAGATGCAGATGTTAACCATCTTCTAATAAAGGAAATTGTGGCTACTTACATGTCTCCATGAAGCAttaccatttctctttcttttaggaGCTCAAGTCACGGCAACAGATCTGCCTGATGTTCTAGGAAATCTTCaatacaatcttttaaaaaacacactGGAATGCACAGCTCATCTACCTGAAGTGAAAGAACTGATATGGGGGGAAGACTTGGACCAGAAATTCCCTAAGTCAAACTTTTATTACGATTATGTCCTAGCCTCTGATGTGGTCTACCACCACTACTTTCTGGATAAGCTACTCGCTACCATGGTGTACCTTTCCCAGCCAGGCACTGTGGTGCTTTGGGCAAACAAATTCAGATTCAGCACTGATTATGACTTTTTAGATAAGTTCAAGCAAGTTTTTGATACCACTCTCGTGGCTGAACATTCAGAGTCATCAGTCAAACTTTTTAAAGGTATACTAAAATGGGACTGATATGTAAAGAGCCTTTCAAAGTATTGGTGTCTTATGAGCTATTAGAAGGTACAGTGTTCCTTACTGGTATAGCTAGAATTCAAGTGTAACTCAATACCACAACTTTCCAGGATGATAAGATTACATGGTCAGTCTAAGTATCTACAGAGAACACAGAAACATGAAAGCTGACTTGCAAACTTCCCAAGAATCTTACTTAGTTAAGTGCTTAACACATTTTACATAAAGAATGTAATGAACAAGTGGGTTCTTCCTTGTTTCTGCTGTAACTGTCTGGATTTTACATATGCCAATATGCTTTTGACATAATTATTAACACAGAACTTGACAAGGTCTTTGTAGCCCAGGGCAGCTTTGAAACAGATAtgcacctgcctcagcctccagattacaggtgtgtgccatggtgATTGGCATACTGTGATTAGGACATTAATATGGACTGTGGCAGGGGGAGGGTAACAATGACTAAGGGTGCACAACATGGAAACTGCTAGAATGAGGAAATAGATGTCTTAAGAACCTCTTTCGAGGTGTTAGAGatatggcttggcagttaagagtacttgctatgcAATCACGAGGACTGGATTGcagatctcagcacccatataacaAGTTAGTGTTCAGCAAACAACTCTTTACAGCtctcagggatctgatgccctcttctggacacaCTAACACATACATGTTActaacacactcagacacatatgTATCTTAACAAAAACTTCTCTAGAGAATTTATAAGTACTTTATCTCAATTACATGTGACAATTTCCCATTAGACTTCTACATTGcctgttttttctctctccacaAATTTCTGATTAAAGTTCTTGTAACATTAGAAAAGAATGGAATTACTTGTTCTCATAAAACAtcataaaaatcaaaaataagtatCACAGGGCTGGGCGGGGGATCAGTCAATAATGTGCTTGCCACATAAGTATGAAGGCCTGGATTCAATCCTTCAGAACCATATAAAAAACTGGGCACAGCAGTATACTCTTGCAATCCTGGtgctgggaaggtagagacaggaggatccctagtcTTGCTGGATAGCCAGTCTTATCTGAATTGGCGAGCTTCAAGTTCAGAGACCTCATCTCAAGAGTAGACagtgattgaagaagataccCAGTATTCACCTCCGGCTTCCACACAAATGTGAACATAAATAAACATGCATACTCCCCCCATACATTAGAGttaagtttttcttttgagaaagaaaaaacaaaattctgacaaccattgttacacacacatatgaaattatGTATCCtttcactaaataaataaaaacaactaatATTGACAAACACATTAGCTAtactttcctaaaaaaaaaaaaaaaaagaacttttctgTAGTACTCTGCTTTAGGATACAGAAATTACAGGATCAAGTCTTACAGGAGAAACAGTGTAGGAAAGGACAGAGTGTTTTTGGTAACTGTACAATGTATGTCAAAAACATGGTACTTGTCTGGGAACTCTacagtattattttatttgctgTTATTCCCTGTTGAGTATGGGTGGGAGAACTCAATCTGGAAACCATTCATTTCTCAGTATTAATTTCAGTAACTGAGTATGACAAAGACATGATGGCCATGATGGTGGTGGGGGTCAACAGAACAACATACAGTTCAGAAAGACACTCCCACACACTGTCAACCAATTCCGACAAAGGTGCCATGGTCATTCAATGGGAAAgcagtcttttttgttgttgttttttgtttttgggttttttttttttttgagacagggtttctctgtgtagctttgtgtctttcctggaattcgctttggagaccaggctggcctcgaactcacagagatctgcctgcctctgcctcccgagtgctgggattaaaggcgtgcgccaccatcacccggcgaAAGTAGTTTTTTAAGTCATAGACTCAAGAATAAAAAACCTGTACACAGCCATATAACATACCCTTGACTCTTATCTAAtttcacaataaaaattataaaacaaaaacagggcaaAATCTTTGTAACCTTGGATCAACAAAGATGTCTCAGAAATCATATCTAAAATACTTCAATTTAAAACTACTCTGTGGCAGGTGTGGCAACTCACTACTTTAATATTAGCACTTagcaggcagaggtagggggaatctctagctagcctggtctacataatgagttccaggtcagtcaggattacatagtgagatcctgcctaaaaaaattaaataaaaattgtgcAACTGGATCATACCAACCACAAaaaactttgctttttaaaatttactagcagaaaatttacaaaatttaCACCAACATAATACAAggctaatataaaaatacataaagaactaaaataaTAACACAGTCCAAATGAAAAAGAGTGGACAAACTTTGAAAAAGGCTTCAcctagccaaaacctggaaacaacctagatgcccttcaactgaagaatgggtaaataaattgtggcacatatacacaatggaatactactcagcagagaaaaacaatgacatcatgaggtttgcaggcaaatggatggatctagaaaaaaatcatcctgagtgaggtaacccagactcagaaagacaaatatggtatgtactcactcataggaggatgccagatgtggaacaaggatgactggaccctaatagttgtgccagaaacctcatccaaggactgaggaatctggatgctaggccccaggtggagtgctgggagtctagtgagaaagaggaaggtttatatgagggagaattgttgaaaccaaggttggataaagcacagggacaaataaccaaatgaatggaaacacatgaactatggaccaaaggctgaggggcccccaaatggatcaggccctctgaataggtgagacagtcgactggcttgatctgtttgggaggcatctaggcagtggtaccaggtcctgggctcattgcatgagttagctgtttgaaacctgggacttatgcagggacacttggctcaatctgggaggagggaactggacctgcctggactgagtctatcagatcgatcccagtcctcgggggagaccttgatctggaggaggtgggaatggggggtgggctggtgggaaggggaggggggcaggaagggagagaacaagggaatctgtggctgttatgtagaactgaatagtattgtaaaataaaataaaaaaaaaagaaaaaaaaagaaaaaagaaaaaagaaaaaaaagaaaaaggctttaCCAAAGAAGCGACATATGTctaataagcattttatttactgtggaaatgcagattaaaaccaCAAAGAGATAGCACAACCACTACCCAGTTTAAAAGTAACagagaaagatgaaaaacaaaaccaccaccaccacaacaaaaaaaatccccccaaaacTCACGACCCTTACTTTATGAACAATACATTAAATTAGTATCGTCATGTTAGAAAACAATTTGAAGGgttcttacattaaaaaaaaagtccaataaACATCAATTTTGGTCTCTGACCCAGAGTCCTGTCTCTAGGACCTAGACCCTGGAACACAGCCAGTTTCCGGGAACCCTCAAccaactctgtcccagttgcaggccagcagggaaaagtcctgcaggcaggctctcccaccaacccccccccccccatcggaccctgcaatctacaagacctaagccctaccccaatacccatccgcctgtgaccccagtaacttcttGAGACatggaatctgccagctctcattggaccaagaggtgagtgactcttctcctactcagagtcctgcctctaggacccaggccctgggacacagccagtccccaggaacccccacccatctctgccccagttgctggccagcagggaagattCCTGTGGGCAGGCTCCCCCACCAAATCCCCCATTGGACCCAGCAATCTACAAGACTCACACCCTACCCCAATACCCACTGCCCTGCAACACCAGtgacttcctgagacacagaatctgccagctctgactagaccaagagccctgataagaccaagagaggctccccgAGTCACAGAGTCAGCTAGcttggattggaccaagagcagctccctgagatacagaatctgctagctccaattagaccaagagctaagactggacccagaggggccccctgagacacagacacagcaagcacagagtaGACCAATAGtagctcactcagacacaggcatctcttgcacctattggaggaagagatgggtagacatcagtgcaaaaatacatacaacaacataaagagcaatatggcatcaccagaacctagccctcctacaatagcaagacctgaacatcacaatgtagaagaagcagaaagtgaccttaaaagtAACTGCATGAAAatgctagaggcctttaaggaggaaataaaaaaattcccttgaagacaaacaaaaaattggaagaaatcaataaatcccttttaaaaaagccaagaaaaccatgtaaAAGCAATCAAACatatgaaggaaacagttcaagacctgaaaagtgaaatagaaacaatgaagaagacacaaacagagggaaccttctctaaaatcgaccacatactcagtcacaaatcaaatctcaacagatacaaaaaaattggaataacctcctgtattctattggaccaccatggcttaaagttagatttggaccaatggaatcgaattgaagaccctgacattaatccacacacctatgaatacctgatttttgacaaagaagccaaaactgtaccatggaaaaaagaaagcatcttcaacaaatggtgctggcataactggacatcaacatgtagaagatgttgcaaatagatccatatctatcaccatgcacaaaactcaagtccaagtggattaatgACCTCAATACAAAATCagttacactgaacatgatagaacaggaagtaggaagtagtcttgaatacattggcacaggagaccacttcctaaatataacaccaatagcacagacactgaaagttacaattaatatatgggtacctcctaaaactgagaagcttctgtaaggcaaagaacacagtaaataagacaaaatgatagcctacagaatgggaaaagatcttcaccaaccccatatctgacataGGGCTGAtctgcaaaatatataaagaactcaagaaactagacatcaaaataatgaacaatccaactaaaaaatgggctatagagctatacagagatttctcaaagtaagaatttcaaatgactgaaagacatttaaggaattgctcagcatccttagtcaccagggagatgcaaatcaaaatgactgagaaatcatcttacacctgtcagaatggctaagatcaaacgcactgcagacagcttatgttggagatgatgtggagcaaggggaacactcctacattgttggtgggagtgcaaactggtacagccactttgaaaatcagtatggctgtttctcagaaaattgggaatcaatcttcttcaagacccagctataccactcttgggcatatacccaaggaatgctcaattataccacagggacacatgctcaactatgttcatagcagcattatttgtaatagccagaaactggaaacaacctagatgtccctcaactgaagaatggattaagaaaatgtggtacatatacacaatgaagtactgactcagcacagaaaaacaatgacatcatgaaatttgcaggcaaatggatagaactagaaaatatcatcctgagtgaggtaacccagactcaggacaaacatggtatgtacccactcacaagtggatactagatgtaaagcaaaggataaccagaaaacccacaactctagagaagctagctaacaaggaagacccagagggatgcatggattgccctgggaaggggaaatagatgagatctccatgagtaaactggggatgaggggtggacaATGGATGGTAGGGgctaggggatgagaacataagggaatcggatggtcaagctggaacagggatggagtgggaaagcaatgataGACAGAGATACCATGGAGAtagagaaacccggtgctagggaagttgccaggagtccccaagggtgaccccagcttggactactagaaatagtggagagggtgcctgaactgaactggcttaccccagtgatcagactggtgaataccctaactgtcatcacagaggttttctccaatgactgatggaagcagatgcagtaaTCCACAgacaaacactaggcagagctctagtccagtcaaagacagaagagagattctatgagcaagtgcatcaggatcatgatggggaaaccaaaccaaactagtgggaactcataaaagttggatcaatggctgtggagcctgaatgggactggactaggccttctgcatgggAGACAATTgcgtagcttgatctgcttgggggggccccctggcagtaggatcagaatctatccctggtgaatgagcaggctttttggggcccactacctatgatgggacaccttgagTGGCCTTGAGGTAGGGAGAAGGGCTtcgacttgcctctactggatgtgcctccccaggAGAGGCCTTGACTTCTTGGTGGGGGGAGTGAGTTGGGAAGGGGAGGCTGAaggggcaggaagaaggaagagggagatctttggtgcataaaatgagtaaaaaggtttttttttaagttgttctacgttttttattaagaaattttccactCACCCTACAtatcacccacagatcccacctcctccctcccctccccagccctccctcccaagccatccGCCATTCCCACAttctccaaatcaaggtctcccacgggaagtcagcagagccccaCACACCaagtcaaggcaggtccaagcgCCTCCCAGTCTCGCCAAGGCTGCCCAAGGTGCCACAAGGCAGGAACCGGGCTCCCAAAAgcttgcccatgcaccagggatggatcctgatcccccgcccgggtgtcccccaaacagttcaggctaaacaactgtctcctgtatccagagggcctagtccagttccatgggggctccacagccaccagtccacagtttatgggtctccaccagtgtggccagtcatctctgcagtcTTCCcttcatgatctcgacatcccctgcctgcagaatccctcttctctcccattgGCTGGATTCCCGGATTATTCATCCCAAAGTAAATACAAACACCCATCAATGGGTGAGCAGATGAACAGAATGAAGTATACCATGTAGTAGTGTCCAAAGTGTATTAATCAGCTATGACGTGCACCACAGAGCCAGCCTACAGTGTGCATTAAACTCAAGAATATTGCACTAAGGAAGAATGAAGAGTTCGAATTTTGTCATTCCACTCTGAGAACTGGTGGAAAACTCAAAAGGGTAGTGAAAAGCAGGCCATGGCTTGTTAGGGACAGGGTAGGAATGGAAATTGATGATAAATGGGCAAatgatttgttttaaaaacaggttGTACAAGGGGACTGGTGACATGGCTCAGGGTGTAAACAAGCTTGcctctaagcctgatgacctggattcaatctccagaAACCACAGGTGGATGAGAATTAACTCCCACaaattgccctttgacctctgtgtatgtgagtgcacatgccacacaaataaatacaataaaaaaattcaaatgcagCCCAAGTTCTACCTTTGAAGTAtataatgtagaaaaataaaattatagcaatgagatcctgtcttctaAATATCTTCTTGGACTTACAAatgtatcttatttttatttccaggGTAGGACTCAAATTCCATGCTATTGTGTAAATGgacaaatatttttagaaagtcTGGATTGACTATAGTTAAGAGTAAGTAGACAAACTGCTGCCTGGTGTCTAGTATAGTTCATTACATGGCCACTATAGCTCAACCAGGACACCAGAAATAGAACAGCCTCCTAAACCCCTATCCTTACAGGATTTCAACTCATTGaaaatctgttttcatttcttttaaatctcCACTCACTTTTCTGCTGCTGCAAATTATAGGAAAATCGTTTCTTCTGCAAGTTCAGTTTGTCTCAAAGTATGAGCCGTAACTGTATCAATGCatctgaaatacatttttttgtttgttttcatctttcaagacagggtttctccatgtagtcttgaaactcactctgtagatcaggctggtcacgaactcacagagttctgcctgcctctaccttccaagtgctggaattaaatgcgtgtatcaccactgcccagctttaaaatagaatttttaaaagtcaagtaACTAAGCAATATATATGCAGTGTATAAATGTCATTGTCTCATTACATGGCAATTCTAGTATCTCTACAGAGACCCTCAaaggtttcatttatttatttatttattttggtctaTTTCCATCTTCTGCTCCCATACTACTCGTCTTCTTGTAAATCATACATTCTGATGCCTCTGACTTGGAATCAGCTAGGGCAAGCCTAGACCAGATCAGCCAAGTTACAGTTATAAGTTAACACAAATTGATGCTGGAAGCTGAGTTTTGAGGCAGCTAGCTTAAGGAATCATTGCTAGCATGTGTTAGGTAAGTCCACACATGAAACCAAATGGAATTATTATAGCTCCTTTATATCCTGTACACGTTTGTTAAGAGCTGGCACTCTATTCTTCACTACCCCTGGTGTATGTGGCTAAAATGCACATATACTACACTAACTGCAGGACTGGCATTTCATGATTAATCACTGTATGGCCAAAGAGTCAAAAAACTGTACAGCTGCTCAAGCTCTTCTCACACAAGTGGGGGTTCTAGATGAAATTAAACCAGCACCTTTGTATGCCAGCAAGCAGCTAGTACTTTATAAGAGCAAAGCTCCCATCATACCCAACTGATGGATCTAGCGGGTCAGGAGAGCAGTTGGAAATTCTGTCAGGGAGAgtgctgtcttcctttctttggttTATATGTTCAGACTCAAGTCTAGTTTATTTAGTACTTTCTTATTCTTCAAAAAGAAATTCCATTCGAGAGGTTTGGGGGGATGTTCTCTCACTCACCTCCTTACATGTAGGCTTCTTACTTTACATCCTACATGTAGAGGAAGAAGACACAAATCCTGGCTtattgaaagaacagagaagaaaacatgacACAAAAACCGCAGTTAATTTTAAATGCAAGTAGCATACTGCATGGGACACAGCCATCAACTGAAGGGCTTTTGAGTGCCTGCAGGAAGATTAGACAGCAAAGGCATGTTATCCAGCTTCTGGCCAAATCATTAGGGTAATGGGCATCACATGGGAGGTTTGAGTTTGTCTAAGGGCAGGGCTGGCCTCTTCAAAGGTAAAGAATATGTAATTCTTGGATTCAGGTAAAAGTATTAAGAAGGAATAGGAAATCCCATGATGACAGACTGCTTATAATTGGAAAGAGGATCAGGAAGTAATCCCTAGTACACTCTGCAGCTCTAATGTTTCTTTAGGACATTGTCCCTTGTTCTTCAGTTGTTTCAGTGAGAAGAGTGTAACATAGTTACTTTCAGTCACAACCTCATCCTTGcatcttcttttacattttcttttctttttctttttcatgtttgagGACATGTTCTAGTCTAGAGATTACTTGAGTTCATCTGTTCTCAAGAAGCACAGTATAATCCAGACAAAAATAGTAGGTGACATGGTAGCACCTTGACTGACCCAGCTACAGAACTGTaccaaaaaaatatttacaagaaCAGGCTCAATGGCCAGAGTTTACTGACCCCTGTCTGAGGAActtcagaggtagaggcaagacCTGCTGATAAAACAGATTCTGAAATTAATAAAAGGCCACTCTGCAGAACCTTTGGAAGCTGCCCTCATCTTTCTGAGCTTTTCAATTCTGTTACTGAGCTAAGACTGGATGCAAGTgcctgtatatgtatatgtgaaacTATATGTAATGATGTGAGAAGTCACGAACATGGCTATCCATGCATGGATGTTAGACTCTAGACCCTGCAGAAACTgcatgcaaaatattttaaaacatattatttgtatttttttcataagGCTTTCTAACGTTTTTatcagataaaagaaaaacagttacAAATGACAGACAAGATTAACTAGTAGATCTTTTATCGCAGTAAACCAAGGGACGaagaactcacacacacatgcatgtgcgtgtgtgtacatgcatacacacacacacgtatgtgtacacacatacacgctTTGCTATTAGATTAACTATAGGCTTTGTAATattatctctttctatctatttTATGGAACCAGAGATactagacaaaaaaataaaagtaaaatagttAGACATACACAGGACTTAAACACAAGATAAGCATTGGAAATGTATTCAAATAACTGCAAACCCAtaagaaatattataaaatacattatacCTCATTTTTTGGCCATTAGATTTAATAAACTGTTCTAACACcaagtttaatttataaaaaaattaagaccaACTTTAAGGAGCttcaatatttacttttattatttataaaaaattaaggTATCAGAGTGCATATGGTGTACTGTGCCTGTGGTTTTGCACATTTATGCATGTGTTTTACATGATTTCAACGTTATGAACATACTGTGTATCTTTACAATACCTGATAGATTCAGCTGTCTGGCACTGACACATGAAATGTTAACGCATTCTGATGGACATAACTTGAAGAACGCTGTAAAAACAACTTGTCTGTTATGACTCCTTGAACAGCTGTCCTCCCTCAGTTGTCATGTGTTAATGCTACCCCGCTGCCTCCCGTTAATTgaatttctttttagaaaaaaaaaagtctgaaaatgaagttctcttaatttttagttaaatatataatttagctACCCCTAATGTAGCTTTTTAAGGCCTTTATataattggaaaaagaaaaagttgagcATGTTTTAACCCTtttgatttataaaataaaaaacaggattTGACAATTTTACAGTTAAAATTCACAGATGAAAACCTCTCATGCATGTGAGCAGCTGCACCCAACTCATAGCACTGGGGCTGGCAGATAGGATATGCCCTGCCCTCGCCAGTGTGGGAGGCAGTAGGAAAACAGCATGATGTCAGAGGTCTAGATTTACATGTATTAAGCCACACGCCAGTGAGTTCTCTGATAAATACACATAGTTTTAATTATCAGTATTGGATAGTGGATGAAAACATGCATTAGTTAAGACTAAAAATGCCACACATTTGTTCactataaaattttctttttggaaatttAAAGTCTTGGTTCTTATTTTAGAATACACAATAATCAGGAGGATACATGATGGGGAGCCAGTTTTCAGTAAAAGATGCACAATGGGTCCATCCAAGTAATTTCATCAGCTATAATAAAACAGAGCATTAGTAAAGGAGATGGCAGTTCCAAGCCCAAAATTCAGAATATGTAGTAATATTCAGTAGTAACACACAGATAGAATTTTCCTTTTATCAGTCTATCTTCCATTAATCCATCcacccactgctgtccttcctaACAA
The window above is part of the Peromyscus maniculatus bairdii isolate BWxNUB_F1_BW_parent chromosome 13, HU_Pman_BW_mat_3.1, whole genome shotgun sequence genome. Proteins encoded here:
- the Mettl21c gene encoding protein-lysine methyltransferase METTL21C; translation: MDQCLNTAQQPLCPGTPQEDGFSGHSVESDRIESSLRSIQKFVPTDYASYTQEHYRFAGKKIIIQESIESYGTVVWPGATALCQYLEEHTEELNLQDAKILEIGAGPGLVSIVSSLLGAQVTATDLPDVLGNLQYNLLKNTLECTAHLPEVKELIWGEDLDQKFPKSNFYYDYVLASDVVYHHYFLDKLLATMVYLSQPGTVVLWANKFRFSTDYDFLDKFKQVFDTTLVAEHSESSVKLFKGILKWD